The following nucleotide sequence is from Carassius auratus strain Wakin unplaced genomic scaffold, ASM336829v1 scaf_tig00216996, whole genome shotgun sequence.
CCAAAGCCCCCAGCGCTGCCGTAGTTTTGTCCACCAAAGGACAAGGAGGCCCCTAAACTCCCCACTCCGTTCATGACCTGTGCACCAGAGGAAGATGACCCCAACACACTCCGAGTGGTGAACGTCTTACTGCTGCGACGGACCGACATGGCTGAGCGAGAAGATCTGTGCAAGTTAGGATGTCCTTCAATGTCGAAAACTAAGCACTTAAACTAATTTGCACTAAAGAGTGTCTTATATAGCCCTGTTGCATCCCACACGGTGTCAGATTTCCAGTTCCAGTGAATAGATGGAATGTGAGTGAGACCTGACTGTGCCCAGACGCAGAATAAAACCATTGACTTCGAAACATGCAATCACACCCTTGACCTTCACAAACCTGTAAAATGATTTGTGGCTTAGAATGATTTCATCTTTAACTGTTTAACTATTGTACAAACTGATTGTTTGTGTTGGACATGTGCCAGTTCCAAAAATATTAACAGTGGCTTATGAAAAGGTATAACTTTTTCCTCctttaaatgcagcctttatttacacacatacatgtgACACATCTTTAACCGAATTTTCTGATGTTTATCTCTTTTGTGGATTCACCACAACATTCATCAGGTTTTGTTTTGGCATTTCGGtaacatgacaaaaacatttctttcttaAGCTTGgaacaaaaacacactcaaatGCCATGTATCGGAAGACTAACCATCAATCATGACGAATGGATTCATGTGTCAGAATGAagtaaaaacacatctcttaagtacatttttcaaccTTCAGTAGCCTAATGTCACCATCTCTTGAAACGTACAGATGTAACCCCTGATGAAACGGATAAGCTGCTAGAGTTGACAGAGAGGGGATATAGCTGTTGACTTTTTAAAAATGGGTGAATGGTAAAATTCATAGGAAATCAATCATGCTTTCAAGCTATTTTGACTACTACTGTCAGAACTTACATGCAAATTCATGAGGCTCGACCCATTTCAAAGAAAATTTTTCACTCTGTGGATTTTTACTTGTAAATACATGTAACCCCTTGATAGATTTCCGAAATCTATCAGTTGAATTCATCTTTCTTTTGAGTATTGAAAATCATTTGTCTACTCTAGAGTGTCCTTTTAAAAATGCTTCTGCTTCTGGAAtttttcaaggaaaaatatttttatgatagtttcctgtttttttttgttgttttttttatctttccatgtTGTGTAGATCACATGATTTAGATTTTTGCAGACACaagctttttaaatattaatagtgaAAGCAGATCTGTTcaaatatttattctttaaaagCTCACCTAAATAAAaactctgccatcatttactctcccaCGGTCCAAacctatgactttctttcttctgtggaacttaAAAGAACTTGTTTTATACAATGAATTTCAGTGGTACTCAAAACTGGATGATTATATTCTTCAGAACATTTTCTGAAGACATCTTTTCAGGTTGTTCTGCATTCttgtaattagtcttttaattgCAGAACAGGCATTTCATACTGACATTCATTAATTAACGCTCcccaaaaaaatatctaaatgaaatGATTCAGAAACTAAAACCATGCTCATACAGAAATGGTTTGCTTCAGTCATTGAATGAGAACtgaatatttaatgtgttttccaCAAATTAATAGACTGGATGAAATGTGACTGCCATTATATCATCAATAACCAATTCAAAAGATATAGAAATGGGGAAAAAGCTAGAATCGAGCAACATCTGATGTCATATACCTTATAGACCATGCATTCAACGGTGGACTGCCAATTGTTTGCTCACCTCAGACACAGGATAGCATAGAATTGAGTTCTTGAGTAAAATCTTTAGGTACATAAAACTAATGGTCCTGAGAGGAAGCAACAGACCCCTCCTCGGCAATAAAATCAAAAGTTCTGCGTCACAGCTTTTCTCCACCAGTTCATTTGAATCAATAATGACAGTTTTAAAAAGGTCACTGATTGATTTCACATCGTATAATATTACAAGAGGACAATTGATTAGATGAGAACTCGGACGAtgacttgaataaaaaaaaaaaacactgttaattCCTTTTTACAGgtcaaattcattttaatgttgtttCCCATTATTTAACTGCTACAACGTTCCTGGCCGTTTGGTTTTGTAATGCTTGCTATATGTTCAATTCTCATAAATAGCCATTGAATTTCCCATGTTCAGTTTACGCTCATGTTTGACGTATTTTGTTTAAACATGTTCCCTCTCCTGAGCAATTATCAACTCTATTGattcacacttttattttttttgcctgaaatttttttatataaaaggacTGACCTGTAATTGTATTACAAAGTTTCATCCTTACACTGTTGAAAACCTTTCAGGCTCAGCACTAATCAGGTAAATCAGATTTTTCTTAAATATCCATGCTTGAGAACTTAAATTATCATCTTGAAAACTTAAATGTTTATTAGATATTGTCTAAACTGGTCTTAAGCTGGTTCAAAGCTGGCAGACCATCTTGGATCAGCAATGAACAATTAAGCCACCAAGTGGACATTTTAGCTGGTTTCAGTTAATAACCAACTAGAAACCATGTACCATTTTCCAAATTGGATGTCTAGCAGGAATGTgggcatttgtatttatttttgtattagcTATAATTTGACTCCAACACTTATTAAAACACTTGTTTTTCACAGACATGATGGCCAAGTGTGTTGTATTGGCCGCTGTAGCGATGCTGGCGGTGGCATGTGTGGCCTCTCCTCTGTCCGAAGACGCACCTGCGAACACAGAGGTGACGGAACGGCTCCCGGAGAGACCACCGGAGACACCGGAGAGACCACCGGAGAGACCTCGGTCCCGTGCGAGTCGTTCCGTGCATTTATCGGAGGAGCAGCGAGAGCTCATGTCCCGCCAGCTCTTACAGGCTCTGTCAGGTGCGTGTCTCTGGAGGTAAACCATTAGAAGAAACGAAGCCTCGCTCTTACTTGCTGTTCTCCGCCTGTGTTTCTCGGTAGAAATCATCCAGCGGGAGGACTGCGTTACCGATTATCAAGGATGGGTGGATTTTGGGCGTCGGAGTACAAACTGATTATTTAACCGTATAAACTCTGTAATGATttctgtcattaaatatacttgcAGCTATATGTGTTTCGTGTCATCTGTGTGTGAAGAATTTGACTCACGTGTGATAAAGATGAAGACAGTCATATCAGTAGCCCACTAccttaaaaatacagttttattacatGGAGCGGGTCGCCTCTTGGGGACAGTGATGTAATTGCCAGTTTCTCAGTAGGTTAACCATCccatattgcaaaaaataaaataaaataaaacatctgacTGAAACACTTTACCATTTGTAACAGAAAACTTGCTTTGTGTGATATATCCATACTAATATGAGTCAGGGTACAATTAAGATTCACACTGCGTTTCAGCGTTAATAAAACTATTCAACATCTGGCACATTGTATTAATTGTTGCTTTCCGGACGTGGCTGCATTTATTCTGACCACAACCAGTTTTTATCCCCCATCTTTACTGTGTATTTGTAAAATTTTATGTGCGAGGCTTCCGGTATCATTCCCTTCCAGCTAATTTTAGCTAACTTATACAAAAAATGctcgttttgctgcttgatattgcaaacatcatataatttttttatgtattgtcttaattatgaacagTTTTTACGACACTTGAGTTTCTATTCTTCCCTTTATTTACTACGTGGCTAATAAACTGGAAGtcttgcacataaaaaaaataaataaatactaccgCGTAGAAAAATGAGGTAGATATTCTTAGCTGTTAAAGCTGTCAGTGTAAATAGAAACCGTTTTcagataaacacaaataaaaacatataagtcaAAAATACACTGAAATCTTTATTGCATTGCACAATATCAGTGGCTACTTGTGAACTCATGGGCTTTTATGTGAAGCTAAGTGTCTAAACATTTTTCTAATGTAAAAATACCTTAGCCTCTCATCtttgtgtaaatgaacacaattgttatttttttacatattctaCAAAAATGGCGACCAGGCATTGTGTTTTACACAGAGTGGTATTTCAggtagacatttttatttaaatatattactttttaaataaccattttgtCTGTGACTTTAGATCAGTAAATACTCTAGGCTACACATTATCATGCCCCCTTGAAAATTTCAAATGCATACAAGGCTTTTTCCATATACAGATGACAAGAT
It contains:
- the LOC113099665 gene encoding gastrin/cholecystokinin-like peptide; amino-acid sequence: MMAKCVVLAAVAMLAVACVASPLSEDAPANTEVTERLPERPPETPERPPERPRSRASRSVHLSEEQRELMSRQLLQALSEIIQREDCVTDYQGWVDFGRRSTN